One Nostoc sp. CENA543 genomic window, AAGAAAATAACTGACTTTCTAAGTTGAGTTCTAGCAATTCTAGTTGCTGTTTAATTTGCCGTAACTCTGCTTTGATTTCTGGTGTCTGATGCTGATTGTGCTGCAATTCTTGGCGACGTTGTTGCCATTGTGCCTTTTCGGTGCGATCGCGCTGCACTTGATCATACCGTTGTTTAAACGCCGATAGCGATCGCTCTAATTCTGCTAGTTCTTGTTCTAAATTAAATTCTGGATTTTCCCCTGACTGCTGGGATGATTTTTTTGGCGGCTTCATTTACAGGTAGTACAGTAATAAGTAAATGTAACTGTTGCCAATGGTTATTTATGTCTCAACCTAGCCAGGTTTCACAAACCAATCAACTCAATGAATTTAGCGACTTAGAACTAGCCCAAGCCCTGATGGAAAGGCTGAGTATTTCACCTAACGATTGGCATCGCCTCAAGTCTAACCGCAATTCCCGCGCTAGTGAACAAATCGCAGCCGCTATGATATTTATGCTCAAAAACCAACCCCAAGAAGCTCTTGTTAGACTAGAACAAGCTGTTGGTTGGTTAAATCGTTCTATTTCCGCCCCTCCCTGTCCAACGCATGGAAATAAGGGAATGGGGACTGGGGACTAGGGACAAGGAAAGAATTTCCTCATACCCAGTACCCGATCCCCAATCACCAATCCCCAATTTACCGCCTCAAAGACAGACGGGGGCGGTTTTCCATTTGCTTACACAGTCTTAGTTCTGTCCCTTTGCGATTCCACTCTACTTGATCAAAAATTTGGTGTAGCAGACACATACCTCTGCCACTTTCTGATTCATCAGGTGGTAAATAATCGGTTGGGTCTTCATTTTCACTATTCGTAGGACTAAAGCCAGAACCCTGGTCTGATATCACCCACCAATATTGATTGTCTATTAGGGAAAAGCGGACTACAACTTTTTTACTCGGATCAAGATTATTACCATGTTTAGCTGCATTTACTAGGGCTTCTTGGAGTCCTAGCCGCAGTTCTGCTTGTAATTTGGCTGGAATTTCCGCCAAAAGTAAGTCTAAGATAGGACAGAGATAAAGCGTTGAGGCGAAACTAAGTGTGCCCCAATAACGTCCAACTGGACGAAGGGAAATGGTAATCACGAGAGAAACCCCATAGCTTTCATTTAGCTAGACATCAGTTAGTTTTTACGGACAGCCTGATATTATTTGAGGTAGTCATACTGCCTTCAAACTTACGTCTTGATTAATAGATATTGAAAATGCTGGGGAGCATTGACTCTGTTGATTTTGTGTGATTGTTGATACATAAAACGACTTGAATTCATTCATGCTATTACATTTAGCAAGTTGAAAAATCATAGGAATTACAGAGTTAATAAAGTTCTCTTGAAGTCGTCGATTTGTAATTTCAACAATCTTTTTATTAGTGGATAGAGCCTATGCAACTTTAGTTGTATGAGCAAAATTATTGATGTTTTGATGTTAATCCGATTTTAGCATTTTTACTATGCAATAGACTACAAATTTGCAATTTGAGTTTTTTGTAAAGGACTAAGTATCCTTGCCAAAATGTGATAACACAAGAAAGGCGGCGGCTTCAACATGAGATGTTTGAGGGAAAAAATCGGCGGGTTGAATGCGTTCAATCGTGTACAAGTCATGTTCACAAAGTAATTTCAAATCACGAGCTAGGGTAGCTACTTTGCAGCTGACGTAAACGATGCGCTCTGGTTTCGACAATAATAAAGATTCGATGACAGCGCGATCGCATCCCTTACGTGGCGGGTCTAGTATGACTACACTCGGTATTATTCCCA contains:
- a CDS encoding anti-sigma regulatory factor, which gives rise to MITISLRPVGRYWGTLSFASTLYLCPILDLLLAEIPAKLQAELRLGLQEALVNAAKHGNNLDPSKKVVVRFSLIDNQYWWVISDQGSGFSPTNSENEDPTDYLPPDESESGRGMCLLHQIFDQVEWNRKGTELRLCKQMENRPRLSLRR
- a CDS encoding DUF6439 family protein, which gives rise to MSQPSQVSQTNQLNEFSDLELAQALMERLSISPNDWHRLKSNRNSRASEQIAAAMIFMLKNQPQEALVRLEQAVGWLNRSISAPPCPTHGNKGMGTGD